In Solanum lycopersicum chromosome 3, SLM_r2.1, the genomic stretch ATGATCGAAATTCAATAGTTTCATTGTTATGcataaaaattcatgaataaaccataaaaatacaaactcataatttttaaaaaccatAGCTACAAAGATTAGAACTTAGCCAAAGCATTGATCATTAGGGAGTGGCCCAGGAATGGAACCTTGTTCTAAGAACTGCAACCCAAAGACAACCAAAATGGCGAGCAACGACAAGTAGGAGAACCCTTCAACGGCACCCAACAATCCAAAGGGTCCATTAGGTAAGCCCGACCCGGTTTTGGACTTGGTATACAGTGACCAACCCACAATACCCACCACGACTAAGTAACTTACACCTTCAATGGCTCCAATGGAGCCACCAGGTCCTGGTGGAAGCCCACAGCCTGTTGTTTTTAAGGTGTATAGTGACCATCCAATTACTGGT encodes the following:
- the LOC101253866 gene encoding uncharacterized protein — encoded protein: MLVFVSPSCLLPSQKPHPYYNPKPIKIQCMSTQTTPPIEKIAIAGGLISTPVIGWSLYTLKTTGCGLPPGPGGSIGAIEGVSYLVVVGIVGWSLYTKSKTGSGLPNGPFGLLGAVEGFSYLSLLAILVVFGLQFLEQGSIPGPLPNDQCFG